From one Rhodoferax sp. PAMC 29310 genomic stretch:
- a CDS encoding ABC transporter ATP-binding protein — MTKTLLKVSGLKVAYGGIQAVKGVDFEVHEGELVSLIGSNGAGKTTTMKAITGSLPLNDGDIEYLGKSIRGQGPWDLVRQGLAMVPEGRGVFTRMTILENLHMGAYIRDDKAGISADIDKMFTIFSRLKERRDQLAGTMSGGEQQMLAMARALMSRPKVLLLDEPSMGLSPIMVDKIFEVVQDVFAQGVTVLLVEQNASRALAIANRGYVMDSGLITMTGNGKEMLNDPQVRAAYLGE, encoded by the coding sequence ATGACAAAAACTCTCCTCAAAGTTTCCGGCCTCAAAGTGGCGTATGGCGGTATTCAGGCTGTCAAAGGCGTGGATTTTGAAGTCCACGAAGGTGAACTGGTTTCCTTGATCGGCTCCAACGGTGCCGGAAAAACCACAACCATGAAGGCGATCACCGGCTCCTTGCCCCTGAATGATGGAGACATCGAGTACCTGGGCAAAAGCATTCGCGGCCAAGGGCCTTGGGACCTGGTGAGACAAGGTCTGGCCATGGTGCCGGAAGGCCGTGGTGTGTTCACCCGGATGACGATTCTTGAGAATCTGCACATGGGTGCCTACATCCGTGACGACAAGGCTGGAATTTCGGCAGACATCGACAAGATGTTCACGATTTTTTCGCGTTTGAAAGAGCGTCGCGATCAATTGGCTGGCACCATGTCAGGCGGCGAGCAGCAGATGTTGGCCATGGCCCGTGCGCTGATGTCTCGTCCAAAGGTCTTGCTGCTGGACGAGCCCTCGATGGGTTTGTCTCCCATCATGGTGGACAAGATTTTTGAAGTGGTACAGGACGTCTTTGCGCAAGGCGTTACCGTTTTGCTGGTTGAGCAAAATGCCAGCCGAGCCTTGGCGATTGCGAACCGGGGTTACGTGATGGATTCCGGGTTGATCACGATGACGGGCAACGGGAAAGAAATGC